The sequence below is a genomic window from Bradyrhizobium septentrionale.
ACGCTCCTGCATGATGGAGGAGCCTTCGCCGTAATCCTCGCCGATGATGATGAGCGCGCCGCCGGTCACGCCGCCCGAAGAGAGATTGGCGAGAGCGTCGGACGCGACATTGATCCCGACCGGCGCCTTGAAGGTGACCGCACCGCGCAAGGGATACATCACCGAGGCGGCGAGTGTCGCTGCCGCGGTGGCTTCGCTGGCGCTGGATTCGAAATGCACGCCGAGGTCGGACAGGATATCCTGTGCGTCCGACAGCACGTCCATCAGATGCGAGATCGGCGCACCCTGGTAGCCCGCGACATAGCTGACGCCGCATTCGAGCAGGGCCTTGGTGATGGCGAGGATGCCTTCGCCGCGGAACTCCTGGCCGGCACCGAGTTTGAGGTCCTCGACCTCGCGCGCGAAAGAGCGTTCTGCCATGCTCGTCTCCTCGGGCCTTCCGCGGTATCCCGCACGACCGAATATAGTTTAGGCATCAAACAAAAATCATGTCAATCGGACTGGGGGATTTCGTTGCGCGAACTCGCGTCGCGTCTAGTTTGCAAGCATCTACAAGCCTGTTTCGGTGGCATCTGTGCCCAGGCTCGCAACTCCACAGCTCGGTCGGCTTGCTTGACAGGATATTTTAGTAGTGAAACATTATTGAGGCGCGTTGCGGTCTGGCGGCGCGCGGCCTTTTCGGGAGATTCACATGACCCCGGTTTCGTTGTTGCGCGGGCCGTCGCGCGAACACCTCGCGTGGCCGTTCTTCGATGCTGGTCACAGTGAATACGCCGCCGCGCTCGACGCGTTTGCCGCCGACCTCGGCGATACCCATGGCGGCGATGTCGATGAAACCTGCCGCTCGCTGGTTCGCAGGCTCGGCGCTGCGAGACTGCTTGAGGCATCGGTCGCCGGTGACCGGATCGATGTGGTGATCGATTCCCGGCTGATCTGCATCGCCCGCGAGACGCTCGCCTGGCACAGCGGGCTCGCCGATTTTGCCTTTGCGATGCAGGGACTTGGAACCGGCGCTGTGGCGATCGCGGGTGCGCCCGAATTGCGCGCGCTGGTGCTGCCGAAGGCGCGGCGCGGCGAATGGGTCGCCGCTTTCGCCCTGTCGGAGAAGGAAGCCGGTTCCGACGTCGCCGCCATGACCTGCAGCGCCCGGCGCGAGGGCGACCACTACATCCTGGATGGCGAGAAAACCTGGATCTCCAACGGCGGCATCGCTGATGTCTACACCCTGTTCGCGCGAACCGGAGAGGCGCCCGGCGCGCGGGGCATTTCCGCCTTCGTGGTGCTTCCCGACGATCCCGGCTTTTCGATCGCCGAGCGCATCGATGTGATGGCGCCGCACCCGCTGGCGACGCTGCGCTTCGAGGGATGCCGGATTCCGGCGGCGCGGCTGCTCGGCTCGCCGGGCGAAGGTTTCAAGATCGCAATGCGCACGCTGGATATTTTTCGTGCGTCGGTCGCGGCCGCTGCGCTGGGCTTTGCCCGCCGCGCGCTCGACGAGGCGACGGCGCACGCCAGGAGCCGACGGATGTTCGGCGGCGTGCTGGGCGACCAGCAATTGACCCAGGCCGCGCTTGGCGACATGGCGGCCGGCGTTGATGCCAGCGCGCTCCTGACCTATCGCGCGGCATGGCGGCGTGACGTGCAGAAGGCGTCGACGACGCGCGAGGCGGCGATGGCGAAGATGGTCGCGACCGAAACCGCGCAAACGGTGATCGACCGTGCCGTGCAGATGTTCGGCGGCCGCGGCGTGTGTTCCGGCGAGATCGTCGAGCAGCTCTATCGTGAAATCCGCGCGCTGCGAATCTATGAGGGCGCAACCGAGGTCCAGAAACTGATCATCGGACGCGACGTCCTGAAGGGGGGCTGACCGGGGATCGCGCCGACGGGCAACTGACAACGCGGCGGCGGACAAGGCGCCGGTACAGGAGGGCGAGATGGCGACGACAGCGCGTGAGAACCATCGGGAAGACGTGGCCGGACGGGCCAATGTCGAGGATACGCCCGAATTGCTCGCCTATTACGACGAACTCGAAAGGCTGGAAGCCGGCGCGCTGTGGACGGTCGCCAACAAGATCGAGCCCTGGCAGCCCAAATCGTCGTCGGTTCCAGTGTTGTGGCGCTACGAGGATCTGCGTGCCCATGTGTTGCGCTCGGTCGAATTGGTGTCGCCCGAGAAGGCCGGTCGCCGCGTCATCTATCTGAACAATCCTGGCCGCCGCGAGCATGCTGCCGCGGTCGGCTGGCTGTATTCGGGGTTGCAGGTCATGCACCCGGGCGAGGTCGCTTCCGCGCACGCCCATTCCGCGTCCGCGCTTCGCTTCATCATGGAGGGCGAGGGCGCCTATACCATGGTCGACGGCCACAAGATGATGCTCGGCGCCAATGATTTCGTGCTGACACCGAATGGCACCTGGCACGAGCACGGCGTCGCGAGCGACGGTTCGCCCTGCATCTGGCAGGACGGTCTCGACATTCCCCTGGTCAACGCACTCGAGGCGAATTTCTACGTGGTTCACCCCGACCTGCAGCAGAGCGTCGGCCATCCCGTCGACGACATGACGCACGCCTGGGGCAATCCCGGCTTGCGTCCGGCGGGCGCCGAATGGTCGAAAGGATATTCGCCGCTGCTGAAATATGAGTGGGGCGCAACCTACGAGGCGCTGCAACGCTATGCAGGGGCCACCGAAGGCTCGCCCTATGACGGCGTTCTCATGAACTACGTCAATCCGGTCACCGGCGGTCCGGTG
It includes:
- a CDS encoding acyl-CoA dehydrogenase family protein: MTPVSLLRGPSREHLAWPFFDAGHSEYAAALDAFAADLGDTHGGDVDETCRSLVRRLGAARLLEASVAGDRIDVVIDSRLICIARETLAWHSGLADFAFAMQGLGTGAVAIAGAPELRALVLPKARRGEWVAAFALSEKEAGSDVAAMTCSARREGDHYILDGEKTWISNGGIADVYTLFARTGEAPGARGISAFVVLPDDPGFSIAERIDVMAPHPLATLRFEGCRIPAARLLGSPGEGFKIAMRTLDIFRASVAAAALGFARRALDEATAHARSRRMFGGVLGDQQLTQAALGDMAAGVDASALLTYRAAWRRDVQKASTTREAAMAKMVATETAQTVIDRAVQMFGGRGVCSGEIVEQLYREIRALRIYEGATEVQKLIIGRDVLKGG
- a CDS encoding cupin domain-containing protein, whose product is MATTARENHREDVAGRANVEDTPELLAYYDELERLEAGALWTVANKIEPWQPKSSSVPVLWRYEDLRAHVLRSVELVSPEKAGRRVIYLNNPGRREHAAAVGWLYSGLQVMHPGEVASAHAHSASALRFIMEGEGAYTMVDGHKMMLGANDFVLTPNGTWHEHGVASDGSPCIWQDGLDIPLVNALEANFYVVHPDLQQSVGHPVDDMTHAWGNPGLRPAGAEWSKGYSPLLKYEWGATYEALQRYAGATEGSPYDGVLMNYVNPVTGGPVMQTIGASMQMLRPGESTRAHRHTGSFIYQVAKGSGHSIIDGKRFDWKERDIFCVPSWAWHEHVNASASEDACLFTFNDLPVMHALGLYREEAFGDNGGHQPLVS